From a single Azospirillum fermentarium genomic region:
- a CDS encoding methyltransferase domain-containing protein, whose protein sequence is MSDTDIMTVFDRALVRRRRDRAAPGFSGFNFLMEEVAERLADRLEDVRRSFPTALDLGCRDGTLGRVLAGRKGIETLVSCDLSPAFAAQAAAGGAGLVVAADEEALPFAEGAFDLVVSALDLHWVNDLPGALLQIRRSLKPDGFFCAAMLGGETLMELRRCLIDAELEMCGGMSPRVSPFAEIRDAGRLMQRAGFALPVVDSDTLTVTYTDALALMRDLRGMGETNTVLARRKVPARRGMLFDAARRYAEHYAEEDGRIPATFQILYLAGWAPHESQQQPLAPGSGQVHLSDVLKPGGCG, encoded by the coding sequence ATGAGCGACACCGACATCATGACCGTCTTCGACCGCGCCCTGGTCCGCCGCCGCCGCGACCGGGCCGCACCGGGGTTCTCCGGCTTCAATTTCCTGATGGAGGAAGTGGCCGAGCGTCTGGCCGACCGGCTGGAGGATGTGCGCCGCAGCTTCCCCACCGCCCTTGACCTGGGGTGCCGCGACGGCACGCTGGGGCGGGTGCTGGCGGGGCGCAAGGGCATCGAAACGCTGGTGTCGTGCGACCTGTCCCCCGCCTTCGCCGCCCAGGCCGCCGCCGGGGGGGCCGGCCTGGTGGTCGCGGCGGATGAAGAGGCGCTGCCGTTCGCCGAGGGCGCCTTCGATCTGGTGGTCAGCGCGCTGGACCTGCACTGGGTCAACGACCTGCCGGGTGCGCTTTTGCAGATCCGCCGCAGCCTGAAGCCCGACGGCTTCTTCTGCGCCGCCATGCTGGGCGGGGAAACGCTGATGGAACTGCGCCGCTGCCTGATCGACGCGGAACTGGAGATGTGCGGCGGCATGAGCCCCCGCGTGTCCCCCTTTGCCGAGATCCGCGACGCCGGGCGGCTGATGCAGCGGGCGGGGTTCGCCCTGCCGGTGGTGGATTCCGACACGCTGACCGTCACCTACACCGACGCCTTGGCCCTGATGCGCGACCTGCGCGGCATGGGGGAAACCAACACCGTGCTGGCCCGGCGCAAGGTGCCGGCCCGGCGCGGCATGCTGTTCGACGCCGCCCGCCGCTATGCCGAGCATTACGCGGAAGAGGACGGGCGCATCCCCGCCACCTTCCAGATCCTCTATCTGGCCGGCTGGGCGCCCCACGAAAGCCAGCAGCAGCCACTGGCCCCCGGCAGCGGGCAGGTTCACCTGTCCGACGTGCTGAAACCGGGCGGGTGCGGGTAA
- a CDS encoding glycosyltransferase 87 family protein — MSVPLFDGRAGTGVRFAVPGGRWAVLWWVFVAVTAVLAALKPLRPITRIYQASALDWWSGVPVYTGGIHGFLYFPSSAFLFGPLAALPLPLLDQVWRLIQAGILAWAVWRAARLLLPDGGDRMAPRVLALVIPAVSINLLRGQWELIMAAVLLHAAVDAAWGRWVRGGLILALAVALKPLALVPALLFAVVRPRLILPLALGLAAAFALPFLHPDPAYVLDQYAAMTAKLLTAAEPDSGRWFNLTMLLNSLGLGPSYGAMTGVRLAAALATLAAAWVLVRRLDGRSGAMAVLWLAFAYLALFNPRTEEGTYANIALMAALAACAEAARTPRGVRPVLLGAAALALGTHTYGDWLYRPTETWIKQAVTLALYAYPLWLAATHRAWAEPVAEPPAPDTYGWRRDRVALAACLAVPVLIGLAHAPHRLPALGAAAAACVTLGRTAPARRWLKGL; from the coding sequence GTGAGCGTTCCATTGTTCGACGGACGGGCCGGCACCGGCGTCCGTTTCGCCGTACCGGGGGGCCGGTGGGCGGTGCTGTGGTGGGTGTTCGTGGCGGTGACCGCCGTGCTGGCGGCGCTGAAGCCCCTGCGCCCCATCACCCGGATCTATCAGGCCTCCGCCCTTGACTGGTGGTCGGGCGTTCCGGTCTACACCGGCGGCATCCACGGATTTCTCTATTTCCCGTCCAGCGCCTTTCTGTTCGGGCCGCTGGCGGCCCTGCCCCTGCCGCTGCTGGATCAGGTGTGGCGGCTGATTCAGGCGGGGATTCTGGCCTGGGCCGTGTGGCGGGCGGCACGGCTGCTGCTGCCCGACGGCGGGGACCGCATGGCCCCGCGGGTGCTGGCGCTGGTGATCCCCGCCGTGTCCATCAACCTGCTGCGCGGGCAGTGGGAACTGATCATGGCCGCGGTCCTGCTTCACGCGGCGGTGGACGCCGCCTGGGGCCGGTGGGTGCGCGGCGGGCTGATCCTGGCGCTGGCGGTGGCGCTGAAGCCGCTGGCGCTGGTGCCCGCGCTGCTGTTCGCCGTGGTGCGGCCCCGGCTGATCCTCCCGCTGGCGCTGGGGCTGGCGGCGGCCTTCGCCCTGCCCTTCCTGCACCCCGACCCGGCCTATGTGCTGGACCAGTACGCGGCGATGACCGCCAAGCTGCTGACGGCGGCGGAGCCGGACAGCGGACGGTGGTTCAACCTGACCATGCTGCTGAACAGCCTGGGCCTCGGCCCGTCCTACGGCGCCATGACCGGGGTGCGGCTGGCGGCGGCGCTGGCGACGCTGGCGGCGGCGTGGGTTCTGGTGCGGCGGCTGGACGGGCGCAGCGGCGCCATGGCGGTGCTGTGGCTGGCCTTCGCCTATCTCGCCCTGTTCAACCCGCGGACGGAGGAAGGCACCTACGCCAACATCGCGCTGATGGCGGCCCTGGCCGCGTGCGCCGAGGCGGCGCGCACGCCGCGGGGTGTACGTCCGGTTCTGCTGGGGGCGGCGGCGCTGGCGCTTGGCACCCACACGTACGGCGACTGGCTGTACCGCCCCACGGAAACCTGGATCAAGCAGGCGGTGACGCTGGCCCTGTACGCCTATCCCCTCTGGCTGGCCGCCACCCACCGGGCGTGGGCCGAACCGGTGGCCGAGCCGCCCGCCCCCGACACGTACGGCTGGCGGCGGGACCGGGTGGCCTTGGCCGCCTGCCTCGCCGTTCCCGTGCTCATCGGGCTGGCGCACGCTCCCCACCGCCTGCCGGCCCTGGGTGCCGCGGCGGCGGCGTGCGTCACGCTGGGCCGGACGGCACCGGCGCGCCGCTGGCTGAAGGGGCTTTAG
- a CDS encoding DUF1178 family protein, translating into MILYQLKCPSDHRFEAWFRDSATYDAQAAAGLLTCPVCGDARIGKAPMAPRIAKSHRSKSETPPSVPERENPGAGVPAVAAPAPPSAPVDERMAAFQREVMRHLGEVRHAVEKSCDYVGDRFAEEARKIHYGETDARGIYGETTREEAEALQEEGVTFHRIPWLPRTNS; encoded by the coding sequence ATGATTCTCTATCAATTGAAATGCCCGTCCGACCATCGCTTCGAAGCATGGTTCCGGGACAGCGCAACCTATGATGCCCAGGCCGCCGCCGGGCTGCTGACCTGCCCGGTGTGCGGCGATGCCCGCATCGGCAAGGCGCCCATGGCACCCCGCATTGCGAAATCGCACCGCAGCAAATCCGAGACGCCCCCGTCGGTGCCCGAACGGGAAAATCCGGGAGCGGGCGTGCCGGCGGTGGCCGCCCCCGCCCCGCCATCGGCGCCCGTGGACGAACGGATGGCCGCGTTCCAGCGCGAGGTCATGCGCCACCTGGGTGAAGTGCGCCACGCGGTGGAGAAGAGTTGCGATTATGTCGGGGACCGCTTCGCCGAAGAAGCGCGAAAGATTCATTACGGCGAAACCGACGCCCGTGGAATTTATGGTGAGACCACGCGGGAGGAGGCCGAGGCGCTGCAGGAGGAGGGTGTGACGTTTCACCGCATTCCCTGGTTGCCCCGCACAAATTCCTAA
- a CDS encoding cation acetate symporter has translation MSRLTTRVTGAAAALLTSAPLAAFAASVDGAVQKQATNWEAIGMFLAFVLLTLGITYWAAKQTKSAKDFYAAGGGITGFQNGLAIAGDYMSAASFLGIAGLVYTSGFDGLIYSVGWLVGWPIILFLIAERLRNLGKYTFADVASYRFQQTPIRTLAACGSLATVTFYLIAQMVGAGKLIQLLFGLDYFVALIIVGVIMIAYVTFGGMLATTWVQIIKAVMLLSGASFMAIMILAQFGFSPEALFTKAVSVHAKGGTIMAPGSLIHDPISAISLGMALMFGTAGLPHILMRFFTVADAKEARKSVFYATGFIGYFYILTFIIGFGAIVLLLVPNADGVYPFLDAAKVAAANGAVNPSMIIGGSNMAAIHTANAVGGSLFLGFIAAVAFATILAVVAGLTLAGASAVSHDLYASVIAKGRVNEQDEIRVSKITTVVIGILAIFLGVAFENQNVAFMVGLAFVIAASANFPILVMSMFWGKMTTRGAVLGGALGLISAVVMLVLGPTVWVAVLGNKTAIIPYDNPGLFSITLSFIGIWFFSITDNSAQAAEEREKFKAQYIRSQTGLGAEGASAH, from the coding sequence ATGAGCCGCCTGACGACCCGTGTCACCGGGGCCGCGGCGGCCCTGCTCACCTCCGCTCCCCTGGCGGCCTTCGCCGCTTCGGTGGACGGCGCCGTCCAGAAGCAGGCGACGAACTGGGAAGCCATCGGCATGTTCCTGGCGTTCGTGCTGCTGACGCTGGGCATCACCTATTGGGCTGCCAAACAGACCAAGTCGGCCAAGGACTTCTATGCCGCCGGCGGCGGCATCACCGGTTTCCAGAACGGTCTGGCCATCGCCGGTGACTACATGTCCGCGGCGTCGTTCCTGGGTATCGCCGGTCTGGTGTACACCTCGGGCTTCGACGGGCTGATCTACTCGGTGGGCTGGCTGGTCGGCTGGCCGATCATTCTGTTCCTGATCGCCGAACGCCTGCGCAACCTGGGCAAGTACACGTTCGCCGACGTGGCGTCGTACCGCTTCCAGCAGACCCCGATCCGCACGCTGGCCGCCTGCGGCTCGCTGGCCACCGTCACCTTCTACCTGATCGCGCAGATGGTGGGTGCGGGCAAGCTGATCCAGCTGCTGTTCGGTCTGGACTACTTCGTCGCGCTCATCATCGTCGGCGTCATCATGATCGCCTACGTGACCTTCGGCGGCATGCTGGCCACCACCTGGGTGCAGATCATCAAGGCGGTGATGCTGCTGTCGGGTGCGTCGTTCATGGCCATCATGATCCTGGCCCAGTTCGGCTTCTCGCCCGAAGCGCTGTTCACCAAGGCGGTGTCGGTGCACGCCAAGGGCGGCACCATCATGGCCCCCGGCTCGCTCATCCATGACCCGATCTCGGCGATCTCGCTGGGTATGGCGCTCATGTTCGGCACCGCCGGCCTGCCGCACATCCTGATGCGCTTCTTCACCGTCGCCGACGCCAAGGAAGCCCGCAAGTCGGTGTTCTACGCCACCGGCTTCATCGGCTACTTCTACATCCTGACCTTCATCATCGGCTTCGGCGCCATCGTGCTGCTGCTGGTGCCCAACGCCGACGGTGTCTATCCGTTCCTGGATGCCGCCAAGGTGGCCGCCGCCAACGGTGCCGTGAACCCGTCGATGATCATCGGTGGTTCCAACATGGCCGCCATCCACACCGCCAACGCGGTGGGCGGGTCGCTGTTCCTGGGCTTCATCGCCGCCGTGGCCTTCGCCACCATCCTGGCGGTGGTTGCGGGTCTGACCCTGGCCGGTGCCTCGGCCGTGTCGCACGACCTGTACGCCTCGGTCATCGCCAAGGGCCGTGTGAACGAACAGGACGAAATCCGCGTGTCGAAGATCACCACCGTGGTGATCGGCATCCTCGCCATCTTCCTGGGCGTGGCCTTCGAAAACCAGAACGTCGCCTTCATGGTGGGCCTGGCCTTCGTCATCGCCGCCTCGGCCAACTTCCCCATCCTGGTGATGTCCATGTTCTGGGGCAAGATGACCACCCGCGGTGCGGTGTTGGGCGGTGCCCTCGGCCTGATCTCGGCGGTGGTGATGCTGGTCCTGGGTCCGACGGTGTGGGTCGCCGTGCTGGGCAACAAGACCGCCATCATCCCCTACGACAACCCCGGCCTGTTCTCCATCACCCTGTCGTTCATCGGGATCTGGTTCTTCTCGATCACCGACAACAGCGCGCAGGCTGCCGAAGAACGCGAGAAGTTCAAGGCCCAGTACATCCGGTCGCAGACCGGCCTGGGTGCCGAAGGGGCCTCGGCCCACTAA
- a CDS encoding DUF294 nucleotidyltransferase-like domain-containing protein yields MPEAFDFSVPPFDRLTPPEQQRLIRALDIGVYSTGDALIECDHTSDCLFVVLGGLVHERSGGTVVAAYGPKDTFDIRALFTGPEHVFEAAEDTLCYLLPRDTLLELARVNESFGAYVYRNFAERLQALASRRDTREMAALTMATIRQAYIHPPVFLPAAATLRDAAVVMKDQRTTAILVQPAEEGGRTGIVTGTDLRERVIVDGCPVTDPVGPVARYDLITLDRDDLLFNALVLMTKHSVRRVVVTEDDAIVGLLEQADLLGALSNHSQVVALQVEKAATTDDLARASADMLTLIRTLHATGVKVPFIAELVTELNRKIFRRLFELLAPPDLLANACLIVMGSEGRGEQILKTDQDNGLILRDGYTCPDLDRVTAEFTRTLVSFGYPPCPGNIMVSNPEWTRPLAAYKDALFHWIHRPDENAQLNLAIFFDAEAVAGDPELLAAAKHYLLDRLSDNQGFFSHFARPVLAFDTPSGLFGGLFERKNAQPIDIKKAAIFPIVHGIRALALEKHLVPTNTTQRIWALADKGLMERDFAADLAEAFAFLSTLRLKARVDTDGPEEGKIDNSVRPAEMSKMDRDQFNDCLALVKKFKEFVSYHFHLNMH; encoded by the coding sequence TTGCCCGAAGCCTTCGATTTTTCCGTCCCGCCCTTCGACCGGCTGACGCCGCCGGAACAGCAGCGGCTGATCCGCGCCCTCGACATCGGTGTTTACAGCACCGGCGATGCCCTGATCGAATGCGACCACACCAGCGACTGCCTGTTCGTGGTGCTGGGCGGTCTGGTCCACGAGCGGTCGGGAGGAACGGTGGTGGCCGCCTATGGCCCCAAGGACACCTTCGACATCCGCGCCCTGTTCACCGGGCCGGAGCATGTGTTCGAAGCGGCCGAGGACACGCTGTGCTATCTGCTGCCCCGCGACACGCTGCTGGAGCTGGCGCGGGTCAACGAATCCTTCGGGGCGTACGTCTACCGCAACTTCGCCGAACGGCTCCAGGCACTGGCCAGCCGCCGCGACACGCGGGAGATGGCGGCGCTGACCATGGCCACCATCCGGCAGGCGTACATCCACCCGCCGGTGTTCCTGCCCGCCGCCGCCACGCTGCGCGACGCCGCCGTCGTCATGAAGGACCAGCGGACCACCGCCATCCTGGTGCAGCCGGCGGAAGAGGGCGGGCGCACCGGCATCGTCACCGGCACCGACCTGCGCGAACGGGTCATCGTCGATGGCTGCCCGGTGACCGACCCGGTGGGTCCGGTGGCGCGCTATGATCTGATCACGCTGGACCGCGACGACCTGCTGTTCAACGCGCTGGTGCTGATGACCAAGCATTCGGTGCGCCGTGTGGTGGTGACCGAGGACGACGCCATCGTCGGCCTGCTGGAACAGGCCGACCTGCTGGGCGCGCTGTCCAACCATTCGCAGGTGGTGGCGCTGCAGGTGGAAAAGGCGGCGACCACCGACGATCTGGCCCGCGCCAGCGCCGACATGCTGACGCTGATCCGCACGCTGCACGCCACCGGCGTGAAGGTGCCGTTCATCGCCGAACTGGTGACGGAGCTGAACCGCAAGATCTTCCGCCGCCTGTTCGAGTTGCTGGCGCCGCCGGACCTGCTGGCCAACGCCTGCCTGATCGTCATGGGCAGCGAGGGGCGCGGGGAGCAGATCCTGAAGACCGATCAGGACAACGGCCTGATCCTGCGCGACGGCTACACCTGCCCCGATCTCGACCGGGTGACGGCGGAATTCACCCGCACCCTGGTGTCGTTCGGCTATCCGCCGTGCCCCGGCAACATCATGGTGTCGAACCCGGAATGGACGCGCCCGCTGGCGGCGTACAAGGACGCGCTGTTCCATTGGATCCACCGCCCCGACGAAAACGCCCAGCTCAATCTGGCGATCTTCTTCGACGCCGAGGCGGTGGCCGGCGATCCCGAGCTGCTGGCGGCGGCCAAGCATTACCTGCTGGACCGGCTGTCGGACAACCAGGGCTTCTTCTCCCACTTCGCCCGCCCGGTGCTGGCGTTCGACACGCCGTCGGGCCTGTTCGGCGGGCTGTTCGAGCGCAAGAACGCCCAGCCCATCGACATCAAGAAGGCGGCGATCTTCCCCATCGTCCACGGCATCCGCGCGCTGGCGCTGGAAAAGCATCTGGTGCCCACCAACACCACCCAGCGCATCTGGGCGCTGGCCGACAAGGGGCTGATGGAGCGCGACTTCGCCGCCGATCTGGCCGAAGCCTTCGCCTTCCTCTCCACCCTGCGGCTCAAGGCGCGGGTGGACACCGACGGGCCGGAGGAGGGGAAGATCGACAACTCCGTCCGCCCGGCGGAAATGTCGAAGATGGACCGGGACCAGTTCAACGATTGTCTGGCCCTGGTGAAGAAGTTCAAGGAATTCGTCTCCTATCACTTTCATCTCAACATGCATTGA
- a CDS encoding DUF485 domain-containing protein has product MQDRNARILQNPKFKELVAKRDAFAITLSIVMLVIYFGFILLVAFAKGFLGTSISGGTMTWGIPVGLFTIVSAFILTGIYVQRANGEFDELNRQILEETK; this is encoded by the coding sequence ATGCAAGATAGAAACGCTCGGATTCTGCAGAATCCGAAATTCAAGGAGCTTGTCGCCAAGCGTGACGCGTTCGCGATCACGCTGTCGATCGTCATGCTCGTGATCTACTTCGGCTTCATCCTTCTGGTCGCCTTCGCCAAGGGCTTCCTGGGCACGTCGATCAGCGGCGGCACCATGACCTGGGGCATTCCGGTCGGCCTGTTCACCATTGTTTCGGCGTTCATCCTGACGGGCATCTACGTCCAGCGTGCCAACGGCGAATTCGACGAGCTGAACCGCCAGATCCTTGAGGAGACGAAGTGA
- the grxC gene encoding glutaredoxin 3 yields the protein MADVVIYTSPFCPYCVRAKRLLDGKGVAYEEIDIYQYPNRRDEMIERAGGRTTVPQVFIDGQSMGGCDDIHALDSQGRLDPLLGLA from the coding sequence ATGGCCGATGTTGTGATCTATACCTCGCCCTTCTGCCCCTATTGCGTGCGTGCCAAGAGGCTGCTGGACGGCAAGGGGGTGGCGTACGAGGAAATCGACATTTACCAGTACCCCAACCGCCGGGACGAGATGATCGAGCGGGCCGGCGGGCGCACCACGGTGCCGCAGGTCTTCATCGACGGGCAATCCATGGGCGGGTGCGACGACATCCACGCCCTGGACAGCCAGGGCAGGCTCGACCCGCTGCTGGGGCTGGCGTGA
- a CDS encoding carbon-nitrogen hydrolase family protein, with protein MDAPAMAPGAGGRVRAACIQVNAGTEIRPNLDAAGDLVRRARDAGAELIALPENVAMIVQGRDKVLARVSGEDEHPAVPFFAGLAQETGAWILAGTIGIRLDDGRVANRSLLFDGQGRLVARYDKIHMFDVDLAGGESYRESATFRPGERGVVAPTPWGGLGMTVCYDVRFPHLYRALAKAGASLLTVPAAFTVPTGRAHWHVLLRARAIETGCFVLAPAQTGTHDQGRKTFGHSLIISPWGEIIADGGEEVGIITADLDLAAVAEARRMIPSLTHDRPFDLGG; from the coding sequence ATGGACGCGCCGGCGATGGCGCCGGGGGCGGGGGGCCGGGTCCGGGCGGCCTGCATCCAGGTCAACGCCGGGACCGAGATCCGGCCCAACCTCGACGCTGCGGGGGATCTGGTCCGCCGGGCCCGCGATGCGGGGGCGGAACTGATCGCGCTGCCTGAAAACGTCGCCATGATCGTGCAGGGGCGGGACAAGGTGCTCGCCCGCGTGTCTGGGGAGGATGAGCACCCCGCGGTGCCGTTCTTCGCCGGTCTGGCGCAGGAAACCGGGGCGTGGATTCTGGCCGGCACCATTGGCATCCGGCTGGACGACGGGCGGGTGGCCAACCGCAGCCTGCTGTTCGACGGCCAGGGGCGGCTCGTGGCCCGCTACGACAAGATCCACATGTTCGACGTGGATCTGGCGGGCGGGGAGAGCTACCGCGAATCCGCCACCTTCCGTCCCGGCGAACGGGGGGTGGTGGCGCCCACACCGTGGGGCGGGCTGGGCATGACCGTCTGCTACGACGTGCGCTTTCCCCACCTGTACCGGGCTCTGGCCAAGGCGGGGGCATCGTTGCTGACCGTGCCGGCGGCCTTCACCGTGCCCACCGGGCGGGCCCACTGGCATGTGCTGCTGCGGGCGCGGGCCATCGAGACCGGGTGCTTCGTCCTGGCCCCGGCCCAGACCGGCACCCACGACCAGGGGCGCAAGACCTTCGGCCATTCCCTCATCATCTCCCCCTGGGGCGAGATCATCGCCGATGGCGGCGAGGAGGTGGGGATCATCACCGCCGACCTCGATCTGGCGGCGGTGGCCGAGGCACGGCGGATGATCCCGTCGCTGACCCACGACCGCCCGTTCGATCTGGGCGGCTAA
- a CDS encoding class I SAM-dependent methyltransferase — translation MTVCPPSAPLPAGCGGDPSSWIVRFAPLVTAGGAVLDVACGGGRHLRHFHRLGHPVTGIDRDTGGLADLHAHEGVTIVTADLEDGSAWPLPHDARFAAVVVTHYLHRPLFPRLLDAVAPGGVLLYETFASGNERYGRPSRPDFLLQPGELIQRVAGRLTVVAYEHGLNPGPRPAVIQRLAAVAPPGEPRLFIGHLP, via the coding sequence ATGACCGTCTGCCCGCCCTCCGCCCCCCTGCCCGCCGGCTGCGGCGGTGATCCATCGTCCTGGATCGTGCGCTTCGCCCCGCTGGTCACGGCGGGCGGGGCGGTGCTGGACGTGGCGTGCGGCGGCGGCCGGCACCTGCGCCATTTCCACCGGCTGGGCCACCCGGTGACCGGCATCGACCGTGATACCGGCGGCCTGGCCGATCTGCACGCGCACGAGGGGGTGACCATCGTCACCGCCGATCTGGAGGACGGCTCCGCCTGGCCGCTGCCCCATGACGCGCGGTTTGCGGCGGTCGTCGTGACCCATTACCTGCACCGCCCGCTGTTTCCCCGGCTGCTGGACGCCGTGGCGCCCGGCGGGGTGCTGCTGTACGAGACGTTCGCCAGCGGCAACGAACGCTATGGCCGCCCCTCCCGCCCCGATTTCCTGTTGCAGCCGGGGGAGTTGATCCAACGGGTGGCGGGCCGCCTGACGGTGGTGGCCTATGAGCACGGGCTGAATCCCGGCCCGCGGCCCGCGGTGATCCAGCGGCTGGCGGCGGTGGCCCCGCCGGGCGAGCCCCGCCTCTTCATAGGACATTTGCCTTAA
- a CDS encoding EscS/YscS/HrcS family type III secretion system export apparatus protein, translating into MGIEDAISVTYDALLIIIKLSLPTLLITTGIGLVVTLFQSVTHIQDATIQQNLKIIGTIVILFISAPAIFMALRDFTLLMFDRMMHLP; encoded by the coding sequence ATGGGCATCGAAGACGCCATCAGCGTCACCTATGACGCTCTGCTGATCATCATCAAGCTGTCCTTGCCCACGCTGCTCATCACCACCGGCATCGGGCTGGTCGTCACCCTGTTCCAGTCGGTGACCCACATCCAGGACGCCACCATCCAGCAGAACCTGAAGATCATCGGCACCATCGTCATCCTGTTCATCTCGGCCCCGGCGATCTTCATGGCGCTGCGCGACTTCACGCTCTTGATGTTCGACCGCATGATGCACCTGCCATAG
- a CDS encoding IS5 family transposase, which produces MRGSDERSEGLFSYVSCEARVPANHPLRAIRAIVDEALEVMSPAFEGLYSKIGRPSIAPEKLLRALLLQAFYSVRSERQLMEQLDYNLLFRWFVGLSMDAPVWDVTVFTKNRERLLAGDVAATFLATVLDQPRVKALLSDEHFSVDGTLIEAWASVKSFRPKDGSGEPPGPGRNGERDFHGEKRSNETHASTTDPEARLYRKGNGQPAKLAFMGHALMENRHALVVDVRLTAATGLAEREAAVSMVEAISGCHRITLGADKAYDTKDFVANMRRLGATPHVAQNTSNRRSAIDGRTTRHPGYAVSLRIRKRIEEVFGWIKGAGLRKTRHRGTARVGWMFTLTAAAYNLIRLPKLLTTA; this is translated from the coding sequence ATGCGGGGTTCGGACGAACGCAGCGAGGGTCTGTTCAGCTACGTGAGCTGTGAGGCTCGGGTTCCGGCCAACCACCCGTTGCGGGCGATCCGGGCCATCGTGGATGAAGCGCTGGAGGTGATGTCGCCAGCCTTCGAGGGTCTGTACTCGAAGATCGGGCGGCCGTCGATCGCACCGGAGAAGCTGCTGCGGGCGCTGCTGCTCCAGGCCTTCTACTCGGTGCGCTCGGAACGCCAGTTGATGGAGCAGCTTGATTACAACCTGCTGTTCCGCTGGTTCGTCGGGCTGTCGATGGACGCCCCGGTGTGGGACGTGACGGTCTTCACCAAGAACCGTGAGCGTTTGCTGGCGGGGGATGTGGCGGCCACGTTCCTGGCCACCGTGCTGGATCAGCCGCGGGTCAAGGCGCTGCTGTCGGACGAGCACTTCTCGGTGGACGGCACGCTGATCGAGGCGTGGGCCAGCGTGAAGAGCTTCCGGCCCAAAGATGGCAGCGGTGAGCCGCCGGGGCCGGGCCGCAACGGCGAGCGCGACTTTCACGGTGAGAAACGGTCCAACGAAACGCATGCCTCCACAACCGATCCCGAGGCGCGTCTCTACCGCAAGGGCAACGGGCAGCCGGCGAAGCTGGCCTTCATGGGCCACGCGCTGATGGAGAACCGCCATGCTCTGGTGGTGGATGTCCGGCTGACGGCGGCTACGGGCTTGGCCGAACGCGAGGCGGCGGTGTCGATGGTCGAGGCCATCTCCGGCTGCCACCGCATCACGCTGGGCGCCGACAAGGCTTACGACACCAAGGATTTCGTGGCGAACATGCGCCGCCTGGGCGCCACCCCGCACGTTGCCCAGAACACCAGCAACCGCCGCTCAGCCATTGATGGCCGGACCACCCGTCACCCCGGCTATGCCGTGTCCTTGCGCATCCGCAAGCGGATCGAGGAGGTCTTCGGCTGGATCAAGGGGGCGGGGCTGCGCAAGACCCGTCACCGCGGCACCGCCCGCGTCGGTTGGATGTTCACGCTGACTGCCGCCGCCTATAACCTGATCCGTCTGCCCAAGCTGCTGACAACGGCATAA
- a CDS encoding ComF family protein, which translates to MTPGTLAHRVADRVARAAALALDTLLPPRCLVCGTVVERQGGLCAGCWRRLTFIAPPYCACCGLPFAYRVEGTVLCAGCMADPPPFGRARSVMVYDDGSRPLVLAFKHADRTHAARPFGAWLARAGADVLADAGLLAPVPLHRWRLLMRRYNQSALLAQAVGRECGVPVIPDLLVRRRRTRTQGGLDGPGRRRNVAGAFAVRAGAKTDLAGRRVVLVDDVLTTGATAAECARALLAGGAAAVDLLTIARVVKAV; encoded by the coding sequence ATGACGCCCGGCACCCTGGCTCATCGGGTGGCTGATCGGGTGGCCCGCGCGGCGGCGTTGGCGCTCGACACGCTGCTGCCGCCGCGCTGTCTGGTCTGCGGCACGGTGGTGGAGCGGCAGGGGGGCCTGTGCGCCGGGTGCTGGCGGCGGCTGACCTTCATCGCACCGCCCTATTGCGCCTGTTGCGGGCTGCCCTTCGCCTATCGGGTGGAGGGGACGGTGCTGTGCGCCGGCTGCATGGCCGATCCGCCGCCGTTCGGGCGGGCGCGGTCGGTGATGGTCTATGACGACGGCAGCCGTCCGCTGGTCCTGGCCTTCAAGCACGCCGACCGCACCCACGCCGCCCGCCCGTTCGGGGCGTGGCTGGCACGTGCCGGGGCGGACGTGCTGGCCGATGCCGGCCTGCTGGCGCCGGTGCCGCTGCACCGCTGGCGCCTGCTGATGCGCCGCTACAACCAATCGGCGTTGCTGGCCCAGGCGGTGGGGCGGGAGTGCGGGGTGCCGGTGATCCCCGACCTGCTGGTCCGCCGCCGCCGCACCCGCACCCAGGGCGGGCTGGACGGGCCGGGCCGCCGCCGCAACGTGGCCGGCGCCTTTGCCGTGCGGGCGGGGGCGAAGACGGATCTGGCCGGGCGGCGGGTGGTGCTGGTGGACGACGTGCTGACCACCGGGGCCACGGCGGCGGAATGCGCCCGCGCGCTGCTGGCCGGCGGGGCGGCCGCGGTGGATCTGCTGACCATCGCCCGCGTGGTCAAGGCGGTATGA